One genomic window of Salvelinus alpinus chromosome 9, SLU_Salpinus.1, whole genome shotgun sequence includes the following:
- the iqub gene encoding IQ motif and ubiquitin-like domain-containing protein translates to MSEEDAETSGLNRNADEQNVKKEGKGPEAELDESQVESNTTEHPPPDVQDSDVGVKTETGELVGETVHKSTFLTSGEEDTVEATAQADLPEDSRQDGASPKKTTFSNEVGNSTATVKIMLMPEGHMMTMAFAIGLTVKELKYHFANELKVPSEVIQISQSGRMVEDHRTLIELGVQPHGTIQLEMTSSDPENHPIRPVKPQQDYNMPDVITVRVQTDPETETFQDVVVEIERATHRKAFLGGYRHKATETEYHHAAVQTIAKRKPIRGVGTFSRDTQTVTVKSQSQQCTNSTSTQMTKIGCYVSNMEDKLISPGSYITAAQYHGKRLRAVITLQMYTRRWQAKRMTDQLRQDRELRLTWLEREGRRKREEKEEQIKAEYHRRMNPQCRDDFALLYSALEKWRREEVEHIDATLDGAERKAALCALLEQESQLIASIGRHRIAAGERNYDKAVQAFLEKCAAPKRWRAFDGKMTQVDTQYTIRAKELKDLYSSINLHYLNQEERLDVLLTLKHTVKEHDCKLTQNIVELIDREADLLMRGVKETNLEGLRKRISTLFLQYIKNPTFNPEVAKLLKVPQDPAQLRKNIYFCRGCSRYLLSTDFTLMANARLVGKCRSCSELDNEARRREDFSHYKTILRRLRKTEAQRNKEAKITYLLQEQDLRYLVDVVWGAQSALSAWSDMYDLVMVRWDCQWEWSPWNCILLTKGEAATHIKMENIEKAYGVVFIRNVKHKHTVAKKYFSKIPVMAKYLQEVDLQSAAHGNLLVAKPINTVTARILTTTPQAAGGKATQ, encoded by the exons ATGTCCGAAGAAGACGCAGAAACGTCTGGGCTCAACCGCAATGCTGatgaacaaaatgtgaaaaaagagGGGAAAGGTCCTGAAGCAGAATTAGACGAATCTCAGGTTGAAAGCAACACCACTGAACACCCGCCTCCAGATGTACAAGATAGCGATGTTGGAGTAAAGACTGAAACTGGCGAGCTGGTTGGGGAAACGGTGCACAAGTCAACTTTTTTGACATCAGGTGAGGAGGACACAGTAGAGGCGACAGCTCAAGCGGACCTTCCCGAGGACAGCAGGCAAGATGGAGCATCACCAAAGAAAACAACCTTTTCTAATGAAGTTGGGAACTCAACAGCCACTG TGAAGATCATGCTGATGCCGGAGGGACACATGATGACAATGGCCTTTGCAATTGGGCTGACCGTCAAGGAGTTGAAGTATCACTTCGCAAATGAGCTGAAAGTGCCATCAGAAGTCATACAGATTTCTCAGAGTG GCAGGATGGTAGAGGACCATAGGACCCTGATAGAGCTGGGAGTGCAGCCTCATGGCACCATCCAGTTGGAGATGACCTCGTCTGACCCTGAAAACCACCCCATCCGTCCTGTCAAGCCCCAGCAGGACTACAACATGCCTGACGTAATCACTGTCCGTGTCCAGACAG acccagagacagagacattccAGGATGTGGTGGTGGAGATTGAGAGGGCCACCCATAGGAAGGCTTTCCTGGGAGGCTACAGACACAAGGCCACAGAGACCGAGTACCATCATGCAGCTGTACAGACCATAGCTAAGAGGAAACCCATTAGGGGGGTGGGGACCTTCAGCCGcgatacacag ACAGTGACGGTGAAGAGCCAATCCCAGCAGTGCACCAACAGCACATCCACCCAGATGACCAAGATCGGCTGCTATGTGTCCAACATGGAGGACAAGCTCATCTCCCCTGGCTCCTACATCACCGCCGCCCAGTACCATGGCAAGAGACTGAGAGCT GTGATCACTCTGCAGATGTACACGCGGCGCTGGCAGGCCAAACGGATGACGGACCAGCTGAGGCAGGACAGGGAGCTGCGTCTGACctggttggagagagaggggaggaggaagagggaggagaaagaggagcagATCAAGGCTGAGTACCACAGGAGGATGAACCCCCAGTGCAGGGACGACTTCGCCCTGCTCTACAGTGCCCTGGAGA agtggaggagagaggaggtagagcaCATCGATGCCACTCTGGATGGTGCTGAGAGGAAGGCTGCTCTGTGTGCGCTACTGGAGCAGGAGAGCCAGCTCATTGCCTCCATCGGACGCCATCGCATCGCCGCCGGAGAGAGGAATTACGACAAGGCCGTGCAGGCCTTCCTTGAGAAG TGTGCTGCCCCTAAGAGGTGGCGTGCATTCGATGGGAAGATGACCCAGGTGGACACCCAGTACACCATCAGAGCCAAGGAGCTGAAAGACCTGTACTCCAGCATCAACCTGCACTACCTCAACCAGGAGGAGAGGCTTGACGTGCtgctcacactcaaacacaccgTCAAG GAGCACGACTGCAAGCTGACCCAGAACATTGTGGAGTTGATTGACAGGGAGGCGGACCTCCTGATGAGGGGGGTAAAGGAGACCAATCTGGAGGGGCTGAGGAAGAGAATCTCCACCCTCTTCCTCCAGTACATCAAAAACCCCACCTTTAACCCTGAGGTGGCCAAACTGCTCAAG GTCCCCCAAGACCCAGCCCAGTTGAGGAAGAACATCTACTTCTGCCGTGGCTGCAGCCGCTACCTGCTGTCCACTGACTTTACACTTATGGCCAATGCTCGCCTGGTAGGCAAGTGTCGTAGCTGTTCGGAGCTGGACAACGAGGCTCGCCGCCGCGAGGACTTCTCCCACTACAAGACCATCCTCAGGAGGCTCCGCAAGACTGAGGCCCAGAGGAACAAAGAGGCCAAGATTACCTACCtgctgcag GAGCAGGACCTGCGGTACCTGGTAGATGTAGTGTGGGGGGCCCAGTCGGCCCTCAGTGCGTGGAGCGACATGTATGACCTGGTAATGGTGAGGTGGGATTGCCAGTGGGAGTGGAGTCCCTGGAACTGCATCCTGCTCACCAAGGGAGAAGCTGCTACTCACATCAAAATGGAGAACATTGagaag GCCTATGGAGTGGTGTTCATTCGGAatgtcaaacacaaacacacagtggcAAAGAAATACTTCTCCAAGATCCCCGTCATGGCCAAATACCTCCAGGAAGTGGACTTGCAATCAGCCGCCCACGGCAACCTGTTAGTCGCCAAGCCCATCAACACGGTGACAGCCAGGATCCTGACTACCACCCCACAAGCCGCTGGTGGCAAGGCCACGCAGTGA